One Setaria viridis chromosome 5, Setaria_viridis_v4.0, whole genome shotgun sequence genomic region harbors:
- the LOC117858583 gene encoding peptidyl-prolyl cis-trans isomerase CYP26-2, chloroplastic — MSQRILNTAKPTQAPTQRHHLSPPQPPPKLGRRAAAAAIAIVAAPALLSVSPAPSKAQEAEPEELAGAGAAAATDTAAGPCLAELPVTATAFLDVSIGGEPAGRITVGLFRDAAPAGASRFLSLVTGVGYRRKEFVKIVPGYVQHGGVVSYPAVPAVTDRLAAEADALRARCGAGGGAVHGAAGAVSIVVRDPSLPPPKPKLVAKGGKLEVEEEQVGVAPNGTEFVITTAAAPELDASAVLVGRVLDGMDVVAKIAAVPTVRDNAGSPYFRVAKLIGDKRAVVAERGFNRPYTKVVITNCGMLSKTE, encoded by the exons ATGTCGCAGCGAATCCTCAACACCGCCAAGCCGACGCAAGCACCGACGCAGCGCCACCACCTTTCACCTCCACAGCCGCCGCCTAAGCtcggtcgccgcgccgccgcggcggcgatcgcCATCGTGGCCGCGCCTGCGCTGCTGAGcgtctcgccggcgccgtccaaGGCGCAGGAAGCCGAGCCCGAAGAGctcgccggtgccggtgccgccgccgccaccgacaccGCGGCGGGGCCGTGCCTCGCGGAGTTGCCCGTCACGGCGACGGCCTTCCTGGACGTGTCCATCGGCGGGGAGCCGGCGGGGCGCATCACGGTGGGCCTGTTCCgcgacgcggcgccggcgggcgcgtCCCGGTTCCTGTCCCTCGTCACGGGGGTCGGGTACCGGCGCAAGGAGTTCGTGAAGATCGTGCCGGGCTACGTGCAGCACGGCGGCGTGGTGTCGTACCCGGCCGTGCCGGCGGTGACGGACcggctggcggcggaggcggacgcCCTGCGCGCGcggtgcggcgccggcggcggggccgtgcacggggcggcgggcgcggtaTCGATCGTGGTGCGGGACCcgagcctgccgccgccgaagccgaagcTGGTGGCCAAGGGCGGGaagctggaggtggaggaggagcaggtgggGGTGGCGCCCAACGGCACCGAGTTCGTGatcaccacggcggcggcgcccgagctGGACGCGTCGGCGGTGCTGGTGGGCAGGGTGCTGGACGGCATGGACGTCGTGGCCAAGATCGCCGCCGTTCCCACCGTCAGGGACAACGCCGGCTCGCCATACTTCAG AGTGGCCAAGCTGATTGGTGACAAGAGAGCAGTGGTTGCAGAGAGAGGATTCAACCGTCCTTACACCAAGGTCGTCATCACCAACTGCGGCATGCTAAGTAAAACCGAGTAG